From Zingiber officinale cultivar Zhangliang chromosome 5B, Zo_v1.1, whole genome shotgun sequence, the proteins below share one genomic window:
- the LOC121986821 gene encoding universal stress protein A-like protein, with protein MESEGKEPPPVAAAEAKAEAAGSGEFSKKMKVMAAVDESEGSLHALSWALDNLFPSSSGDSPAAASLGRLILLHVQQPLQHFMHPVGPSIYATSSVFESVRKAQEENSHHLLERAARPCSSKAPLMKTETVIAEGDPKETICQVAEKMDVDLLVVGSRGLSKIKRAILGSVSDYCAHHAKCPVLIVKPPKGNN; from the exons ATGGAGTCGGAGGGCAAAGAACCGCCGCCAGTAGCTGCTGCGGAGGCAAAGGCGGAGGCGGCCGGGAGCGGCGAGTTCAGTAAGAAAATGAAAGTGATGGCGGCGGTGGACGAGAGCGAGGGCAGCCTGCACGCACTCTCCTGGGCGCTCGACAACCTCTTCCCGTCCAGCTCCGGTGACTCGCCAGCGGCGGCTTCCCTCGGCAGACTCATCCTCCTCCACGTGCAGCAGCCGCTGCAGCACTTCATGCATCCCGTCGGACCAT CGATCTACGCCACGTCGTCGGTGTTCGAATCCGTGAGGAAGGCACAGGAGGAGAACTCACACCATCTGCTGGAACGAGCAGCTCGACCCTGCAGCAGCAAAGCTCCGCTCATGAAAACAGAGACCGTGATCGCGGAGGGTGATCCGAAAGAGACGATATGCCAGGTGGCGGAGAAAATGGACGTTGATCTCCTCGTCGTAGGAAGCCGTGGCTTAAGCAAGATCAAAag GGCCATCTTAGGGAGTGTGAGTGATTACTGTGCTCATCATGCCAAATGCCCAGTGCTGATCGTGAAGCCACCAAAGGGGAATAACTGA